Proteins co-encoded in one Haloarcula pelagica genomic window:
- a CDS encoding TraB/GumN family protein has product MSEFGTITLIPSVHYSPVHRSRVRTTIRETDPDIVAVELGTERYDRLQMDSSLDACNLAHDLPESTAPTYQTLKALQQTVARLYGLDPGQSDMATAIDTAADLDIDVALIDNPISAPIEAISARVGLDTMPKMLLRTQSIGPREWVEQVELWMRPLGTITSGDDVQPAIDQLRRLLPEVARVLIDQRDRAMAHRLHRLRSEGADVVAVIGAGHHNGIKTVLDELTDQPVESDITVPIRSPSRDVTTIPIE; this is encoded by the coding sequence ATGTCCGAGTTCGGAACCATCACGCTCATTCCGAGTGTTCATTACTCACCAGTCCATCGGTCTCGCGTTCGAACGACCATCCGAGAGACGGATCCCGACATCGTCGCCGTCGAACTCGGGACGGAACGCTACGACCGTCTCCAGATGGACAGTTCGTTGGACGCCTGCAATCTGGCACATGATCTCCCGGAATCGACTGCACCCACGTACCAGACGTTGAAAGCTCTCCAGCAGACAGTGGCGCGTCTGTATGGACTCGACCCGGGGCAATCCGACATGGCAACAGCCATCGACACAGCAGCCGACCTGGATATCGACGTTGCGCTCATCGACAACCCGATATCAGCACCCATCGAGGCGATCTCGGCTCGTGTCGGTCTGGACACCATGCCGAAGATGCTGCTCCGGACGCAGTCCATTGGCCCACGGGAGTGGGTTGAGCAGGTCGAGCTCTGGATGCGGCCGCTTGGCACCATCACCAGCGGCGATGACGTCCAGCCAGCGATCGACCAATTGCGTCGGCTCCTCCCAGAGGTTGCGAGAGTGCTCATCGATCAGCGTGACCGGGCCATGGCACATCGGCTGCACAGGCTCCGATCTGAGGGCGCCGATGTGGTTGCAGTTATCGGGGCAGGCCATCACAATGGCATCAAGACTGTTCTTGATGAGCTCACAGACCAACCTGTCGAGTCCGACATCACTGTCCCGATCCGATCGCCCAGTCGGGACGTGACCACTATTCCGATTGAGTAG
- a CDS encoding fumarylacetoacetate hydrolase family protein: protein MKRARMQTPDGIVSGQYEDGVLTTDDGEYVERRDGSLTYPCSPSALYCVGRNFTETLDQMDYDRPDEPDFFIKPPAALTGPGQPVRYPDWTDELTYAGELVAVIDTRCHDVDVDEVSDIIRGYTVMNDIDALDQQGRTARKAFETSAPLGPWIETDLNPNDIEMETIINGETRQSATTAQMLFSPQEIVSFLSKRFTFRPGDAIAFGSPANPGTVTPGDTIEITYEGVGTLSNDVVEAHS, encoded by the coding sequence ATGAAACGAGCGCGGATGCAGACCCCCGATGGCATCGTCAGCGGGCAGTATGAAGATGGAGTCCTAACTACTGACGACGGTGAATACGTTGAGAGGCGCGACGGCTCACTGACCTATCCCTGTTCTCCGTCAGCTCTCTATTGTGTCGGTCGGAACTTCACCGAAACACTCGATCAGATGGACTACGACCGACCGGACGAACCGGACTTTTTCATCAAGCCACCGGCTGCGTTGACCGGTCCCGGACAACCGGTGCGATACCCGGATTGGACCGATGAACTCACCTACGCAGGGGAACTTGTTGCGGTAATTGACACGCGATGCCATGATGTCGACGTGGATGAGGTATCGGATATCATCCGTGGCTACACGGTCATGAACGATATCGACGCGCTGGATCAACAGGGCCGGACGGCACGCAAAGCGTTCGAGACCTCCGCGCCGCTCGGGCCCTGGATCGAAACGGACCTCAATCCCAACGATATCGAGATGGAGACCATCATCAACGGCGAAACGAGACAATCGGCCACGACAGCACAGATGCTGTTCAGCCCCCAGGAGATAGTCTCCTTCCTCTCTAAGCGATTCACATTCAGACCGGGTGATGCTATTGCGTTCGGGAGCCCGGCGAATCCGGGCACAGTCACCCCTGGCGATACGATAGAAATCACGTACGAAGGCGTTGGCACGCTCTCGAACGATGTCGTCGAAGCGCACAGCTAA